Proteins found in one Oncorhynchus keta strain PuntledgeMale-10-30-2019 chromosome 2, Oket_V2, whole genome shotgun sequence genomic segment:
- the LOC118400307 gene encoding elongation factor 1-alpha, somatic form-like, with amino-acid sequence MGKEKLHINIVVIGHVDSGKSTTTGHLIYKCGGIDKRTIEKFEKEAAEMGKGSFKYAWVLDKLKAERERGITIDISLWKFETSRYYVTIIDAPGHRDFIKNMITGTSQADCAVLIVAAGVGEFEAGISKNGQTREHALLAYTLGVKQLIVGINKMDSTEPNYSQKRYEEIVKEVSTYIKKIGYSPDMVAFVPISGWNGDNMLEASPNMTWFKGWKITRKDGSSSGTTLLEALDAIQPPSRPTDKPLRLPLQDVYKIGGIGTVPVGRVETGMIKPGMVVTFAPVNVTTEVKSVEMHHEALTEAMPGDNVGFNVKNVSVKDIRRGNVAGDSKNDPPMEAAVFTAQVIILNHPGQISAGYAPVLDCHTAHIACKFAELKEKIDRRSGKKLEDNPKALKSGDAAIVDMVPGKPMCVESFSEYPPLGRFAVRDMRQTVAVGVIKGVEKKAPSTGKVTKSAQKAQKTK; translated from the exons ATGGGCAAGGAAAAGCTTCACATCAACATTGTGGTGATCGGCCACGTGGACTCTGGAAAGTCCACCACCACTGGCCACCTGATCTACAAGTGCGGTGGCATTGACAAGAGGACCATCGAGAAGTTTGAGAAGGAGGCTGCTGAG ATGGGGAAGGGCTCCTTTAAGTATGCCTGGGTGCTGGACAAGCTGAAGGCAGAGAGGGAGCGTGGCATTACCATTGACATCTCACTGTGGAAGTTTGAGACCAGCAGGTACTACGTCACCATTATCGATGCTCCCGGACACAGGGACTTCATCAAGAACATGATTACTGGAACCTCCCAG GCGGACTGTGCAGTGCTAATCGTGGCGGCTGGCGTGGGGGAATTCGAGGCGGGCATCTCAAAGAACGGGCAGACCCGCGAGCACGCCCTCCTAGCCTACACCCTGGGGGTCAAGCAGCTGATCGTGGGAATCAATAAGATGGACTCCACTGAGCCCAACTACAGCCAGAAGCGCTATGAGGAGATTGTGAAGGAAGTCAGCACCTACATCAAGAAGATTGGCTACAGCCCGGATATGGTAGCCTTTGTTCCTATCTCTGGCTGGAACGGAGACAACATGCTAGAGGCCAGTCCTAAT ATGACCTGGTTTAAGGGATGGAAGATCACCCGGAAGGATGGCAGTTCGTCCGGGACCACCCTGCTGGAAGCTCTGGATGCCATCCAGCCCCCGTCCCGCCCCACCGACAAGCCCCTCCGCCTGCCCCTTCAGGATGTCTACAAGATTGGAG GAATTGGCACAGTGCCCGTGGGGCGTGTGGAGACGGGTATGATCAAGCCAGGCATGGTGGTGACCTTTGCCCCTGTTAACGTGACAACCGAAGTGAAGTCTGTGGAGATGCACCACGAGGCTCTGACTGAAGCAATGCCCGGAGACAACGTGGGCTTCAACGTCAAGAACGTGTCTGTCAAAGATATTCGCCGTGGCAACGTGGCCGGAGACAGCAAGAACGACCCCCCAATGGAGGCAGCCGTCTTCACTGCTCAG GTGATCATCCTGAACCACCCAGGTCAGATCAGTGCTGGGTATGCCCCGGTGCTGGACTGCCACACCGCCCACATCGCTTGCAAGTTTGCTGAGCTCAAGGAGAAGATAGACCGTCGCTCAGGCAAGAAACTGGAGGACAACCCCAAGGCCCTGAAGTCTGGGGATGCCGCCATCGTGGATATGGTCCCGGGGAAACCCATGTGTGTGGAGAGCTTCTCTGAGTACCCTCCACTGG gtcgTTTTGCAGTGCGTGACATGCGCCAGACAGTGGCAGTCGGGGTGATCAAGGGTGTGGAGAAGAAAGCTCCCTCCACTGGCAAAGTCACCAAGTCTGCCCAGAAGGCCCAGAAGACCAAATGA